The following are encoded in a window of bacterium SCSIO 12643 genomic DNA:
- a CDS encoding helix-turn-helix domain-containing protein, whose amino-acid sequence MSRKDQVTFYEANKLGKGLPFAIVSHAELISSNDLFTPSLRDFHVIFWFKKGTGKYYIDFEEYEIKPNTILLTSKDNLHYFEHFKDFCELQSIAFQPNFVYRNNKDLRHLFNFDAACHFTGRQTLSPNESDTQFLENISNQMFEIFGNWDGVAREEGFYHALSLFLIRCEQIQQETKGGDTRNMVYSEMLLKFNELLSHNFKTETKVEFYVEQLGTTVKTLSRLVKEQYNVSTKAVIDERRTLEIKRMLRGTNKPVKEIAYELGFDEPTNMIKYFKKHVGMTPNGFRKSFV is encoded by the coding sequence CTGGGAAAGGGGTTGCCTTTTGCCATTGTGAGTCATGCCGAATTAATCAGTTCGAATGATTTGTTTACCCCATCATTGAGAGATTTTCACGTGATCTTTTGGTTTAAAAAGGGTACCGGAAAATATTACATTGATTTTGAAGAATACGAGATCAAGCCCAATACCATTCTTTTGACATCCAAAGACAATCTACATTATTTCGAGCATTTCAAAGATTTTTGCGAACTGCAATCCATTGCGTTTCAACCCAATTTTGTGTACCGAAATAATAAAGATTTAAGGCATCTGTTCAATTTTGATGCAGCTTGTCATTTCACCGGACGTCAAACACTTTCTCCAAACGAAAGTGACACCCAATTTTTAGAAAATATCAGTAATCAGATGTTTGAGATTTTTGGGAATTGGGATGGTGTAGCAAGAGAAGAAGGGTTTTATCATGCGCTGTCATTGTTTCTAATTAGATGCGAACAGATTCAGCAAGAAACCAAAGGAGGCGATACCCGAAACATGGTGTATTCTGAGATGTTATTAAAATTCAACGAATTGTTATCTCATAATTTTAAAACGGAGACGAAAGTCGAGTTTTATGTAGAGCAGTTGGGCACAACGGTAAAAACATTATCCCGATTGGTCAAAGAACAATACAATGTATCCACAAAGGCGGTGATTGATGAAAGAAGAACATTGGAAATTAAACGGATGTTACGTGGTACGAATAAACCCGTAAAAGAAATCGCCTACGAATTGGGTTTTGATGAACCCACCAATATGATCAAGTATTTTAAGAAACATGTGGGGATGACTCCGAATGGATTCCGAAAATCGTTTGTCTAA
- a CDS encoding NAD(P)H-dependent oxidoreductase: MKKIIAFAGSNSSKSINQQLIKSISGMVEGAEVEVISLRDYPAPMFGVDLEEAEGYPDTMKQLFELMGTADGFIVSTPEHNGFMPAVMKNTHDWLSRMGRKVYNGKPVVFLSTSPGGRGGASALGQMLNIMPHQGAQVIGGHSVASFFDKFKEGTLIEGSDKQAIEKLVKELVASL; the protein is encoded by the coding sequence ATGAAAAAAATTATAGCATTTGCAGGAAGTAATAGTTCGAAATCCATTAATCAACAATTAATCAAATCAATCTCCGGAATGGTAGAAGGCGCAGAGGTGGAAGTGATCAGTTTAAGAGATTATCCGGCACCCATGTTTGGTGTGGATTTAGAAGAAGCTGAAGGGTACCCTGATACCATGAAACAATTGTTTGAATTGATGGGAACCGCTGATGGATTTATTGTATCAACTCCGGAGCACAATGGGTTTATGCCAGCAGTAATGAAGAATACACACGATTGGTTATCTCGAATGGGACGTAAAGTGTATAATGGAAAACCAGTGGTATTTTTAAGTACTTCTCCCGGAGGAAGAGGTGGCGCATCAGCATTAGGACAAATGTTGAACATTATGCCACATCAGGGCGCGCAGGTTATTGGTGGACATTCTGTAGCTAGTTTTTTCGATAAGTTTAAGGAAGGAACTTTAATTGAAGGATCGGATAAACAAGCCATCGAAAAATTAGTAAAAGAACTGGTAGCATCCCTATAA
- a CDS encoding T9SS type A sorting domain-containing protein, with the protein MKYIIHFLFILMFVGAQAQTHRCNPHEELLNSVDSRERSARMISNDSSFDVNFYHLDLEIAMDSSFIEGRVDYKLIATKNGVSSIKLDLDQTFAVDQVGGVANLFTFTNNVLEIQCNQTFNQGDTMELWVEYHGVPALAGGIKGLRYEMHDGNEPIIASLSTPYLAHTWWPCKDGTEDKADSVYVDITIKDTTVNTIPVIAVSNGMLSHVSTANGKKTFHWQHRSPIVPYYVMVAISNYRKIQDTYSGVGYAMPLEYYVFDSHMTDAQLGTSQMKDVMDYFSTIFGPYPFKDEKYGMTQLGFYGGIENQTNSIVNNMGQQSFDDLLVHELAHQWFADYITCQTWSDGWLNEGFASYSEALYQEHDKGFQSYQIYMLQFADKSGGTIYNYNADDPFAVFNTLIYYKGAYVLHMLRGVMGDDDFFAAIYDYATSSNFAFGHTTTQDFQAVCENVSGQSLDYFFEQWIYDEFYPEYDYNFKNDPNGVFKLSVLQTQDLKGRREIFKMPMEIKLIFSDGSDSTVKVMNNHKLEEYEFTNMKPVLMIFMDPNNWILKETRLNQNLVVGVPELETTDLQVYPNPGNGHFKVHLNGDFQQQNLEFKVYDVSGKLLFKIDEMRNADVMIHLDLSHLNSGVYILSLESSKGIQRKVITISDL; encoded by the coding sequence ATGAAATATATAATTCACTTTCTGTTTATCCTGATGTTTGTGGGTGCACAAGCGCAAACCCATAGATGTAATCCGCATGAAGAACTTTTGAATTCAGTAGATTCACGAGAAAGAAGTGCCAGAATGATTTCCAATGATTCCTCATTTGATGTCAATTTTTACCATTTAGACCTGGAAATTGCTATGGATTCCAGTTTTATTGAGGGACGAGTAGATTATAAACTGATTGCCACAAAGAATGGCGTGTCTTCCATAAAATTGGATTTGGATCAAACTTTTGCTGTGGATCAGGTTGGAGGAGTCGCCAATTTGTTTACGTTTACCAATAATGTGTTGGAGATTCAATGTAATCAGACATTTAATCAGGGGGATACCATGGAATTGTGGGTGGAATATCATGGAGTGCCTGCTTTAGCAGGAGGAATTAAAGGTTTGAGATATGAAATGCATGACGGGAATGAGCCGATTATTGCTTCGCTATCCACTCCCTATTTGGCGCATACCTGGTGGCCATGTAAAGATGGTACGGAAGACAAAGCAGATTCTGTTTATGTAGATATTACGATTAAGGATACGACAGTAAATACTATACCAGTAATTGCAGTTTCCAATGGGATGTTGTCTCATGTTTCCACAGCAAATGGAAAGAAAACGTTTCACTGGCAGCATCGATCTCCTATCGTACCATATTATGTCATGGTAGCGATTTCTAATTACCGAAAAATTCAGGATACATATTCGGGAGTAGGATATGCAATGCCTTTGGAATATTATGTTTTTGATTCTCATATGACGGATGCCCAATTAGGTACCAGTCAAATGAAGGATGTGATGGATTATTTCTCCACCATTTTTGGACCATATCCATTTAAAGATGAAAAATACGGGATGACTCAATTGGGATTTTATGGTGGAATAGAAAATCAAACAAATTCCATTGTGAATAATATGGGGCAGCAGTCGTTTGATGATTTATTGGTGCATGAACTGGCACATCAATGGTTTGCAGATTACATCACCTGTCAAACCTGGAGTGACGGTTGGTTAAATGAAGGATTTGCGTCCTATTCGGAAGCGCTGTATCAGGAACATGATAAGGGTTTTCAAAGTTATCAGATTTACATGTTGCAATTTGCGGATAAGTCGGGTGGGACCATATACAATTACAATGCTGACGACCCTTTTGCAGTGTTTAATACCTTGATTTACTACAAAGGCGCTTATGTTTTACATATGCTCCGAGGCGTAATGGGAGATGATGATTTTTTTGCAGCAATTTACGATTATGCCACAAGTTCGAATTTTGCTTTCGGACATACAACTACACAGGATTTTCAAGCGGTTTGTGAAAATGTTTCGGGTCAGAGTTTGGATTACTTTTTTGAGCAATGGATTTATGATGAATTCTATCCGGAATACGATTATAATTTCAAAAATGATCCAAATGGTGTATTTAAACTATCGGTTCTTCAAACGCAGGATTTGAAAGGAAGAAGAGAAATCTTTAAGATGCCTATGGAAATCAAACTTATATTTTCAGATGGATCGGATAGTACGGTTAAAGTGATGAATAACCACAAACTGGAAGAGTATGAGTTTACAAATATGAAACCGGTGCTGATGATTTTTATGGATCCCAATAACTGGATTTTAAAGGAAACACGATTAAATCAGAATCTGGTCGTAGGTGTTCCAGAATTAGAGACTACTGATTTACAAGTTTATCCGAATCCCGGAAATGGACATTTTAAGGTGCATTTAAATGGCGATTTTCAGCAGCAAAATCTGGAATTCAAAGTGTATGATGTGTCTGGAAAATTACTCTTTAAGATTGATGAGATGAGAAATGCAGATGTAATGATTCATTTGGACTTAAGTCATCTGAATTCTGGGGTTTATATTTTGAGTTTAGAAAGTTCAAAGGGCATACAGCGGAAGGTGATTACTATCTCAGATTTATAG